A window of Candidatus Acidiferrales bacterium genomic DNA:
CTCGCGGTGCTTGAGCGCGTATTCCACGCTGTCGTGAAGATAACGGCAAATCTTTTTCGCCGGTTCGGGCAAAAGCGTTCGCCGGATGGCATTGCCGCCAAGCGGCAGCGGCAGCCCCGTCTGCTCGCGCCACCACTGGCCGAGATCGAGCACCTTGTGCAGCCCCATCACCCCAAAGGTCAACTGCCCTTCGTGGATGAGCAGGCCGGCCTCAGCCTCACCCCGTTTCACCGCCGCAGGGATCTTGTCGAATGGGATTGTACGGGCTTCAAAGTCATTTTCAAAAAGTTTCAGGGCGAGATAGGCGGTGGTCAGCTTGCCCGGAACGGCAATGGCTTTCCCGCGGAGTTCGTTCGGCGGGAAAGGTCGAGCGGCAACTACAATCGGACCATAGCCATCGCCAAAACTGGCGCCAACGTCAAGCAGGGCATAGCGGTCGGCCACGTAAGCATAGGCGTGAAAGCTCAGAGCGGTCACGTCGTAGGTCTCCGCTCGGGCCTTCTCATTGAGACTCTGGATGTTTTCGAGCTTGTGATGAAAGCGAATGCCCGGGCTGCGCACCTTCTCCGTCGCGAGCGCGTAAAACATAAACGCATCGTCGGAATCAGGTGAGTGGGCAAGGGTGATATCTACAGGCTTGATCGTCATGCTCGAAACGGCAAAGCTTAACACAGCGTCCGA
This region includes:
- a CDS encoding MqnA/MqnD/SBP family protein, with the translated sequence MTIKPVDITLAHSPDSDDAFMFYALATEKVRSPGIRFHHKLENIQSLNEKARAETYDVTALSFHAYAYVADRYALLDVGASFGDGYGPIVVAARPFPPNELRGKAIAVPGKLTTAYLALKLFENDFEARTIPFDKIPAAVKRGEAEAGLLIHEGQLTFGVMGLHKVLDLGQWWREQTGLPLPLGGNAIRRTLLPEPAKKICRYLHDSVEYALKHREAALAYALQFARDMDAAQADRFISMYVNSWTLGCGDRGRQAIGKLLERGQVAGLVPAGVSLDFVTSAPEGSASGHEEGR